One genomic window of Sodaliphilus pleomorphus includes the following:
- a CDS encoding beta-ketoacyl-[acyl-carrier-protein] synthase family protein, with product MNNRRVVITGMGIWSCLGTSLNEVKDALYAGKSGIGIDHDRITYGYQSPLTGIVPEPELKGKLSRRQRIGMPQEAEYAYMASLEAFQGAGIDTDFLLHHEVGVIFGNDSSSRPVIETAKIMDEKHDSAMIGSALVFQSMNSTVNMNLSTIFHLRGINFTVSAACASGSHAIGLAYLLIKQGLQDRILCGGAQEVNYHAMASFDALNAFSKRIEQPQQASRPFDRDRDGLVPSGGAAALVLEDYDSALARGANIIAEVAGYGFSSNGGGIQQPSDSGSVTAMSRALRDAMASPDDIDYINAHATSTPQGDMIEALAIDHIFNGTHALVSSTKSMTGHECWMAGASEAVYSLLMMQHNFVAPNINFENPDEYSEPLNLATATVDTQVDTVLSNSFGFGGTNSALVLKKIAKQ from the coding sequence ATGAACAATAGACGGGTAGTAATAACCGGCATGGGAATATGGTCGTGCCTGGGCACCAGTTTGAATGAGGTAAAAGATGCGCTCTATGCAGGCAAATCGGGCATAGGCATCGACCACGACCGCATCACCTATGGCTACCAATCGCCCCTCACAGGCATTGTGCCCGAGCCTGAACTCAAAGGAAAACTGAGCCGACGGCAACGCATAGGGATGCCACAGGAGGCCGAGTATGCCTATATGGCCTCGCTCGAGGCCTTTCAGGGCGCTGGCATCGACACCGACTTTCTCTTGCACCACGAGGTGGGCGTCATCTTCGGCAACGACTCCTCGTCACGGCCAGTGATAGAAACAGCCAAAATCATGGACGAGAAGCACGACTCGGCCATGATAGGGTCGGCACTTGTGTTCCAGTCGATGAACTCGACCGTGAACATGAACTTGAGCACGATTTTCCACCTGCGAGGCATCAACTTCACCGTGAGCGCGGCCTGCGCCAGCGGCTCGCACGCAATAGGCCTGGCCTACCTGCTCATCAAGCAGGGGCTGCAAGACCGCATCTTGTGCGGAGGCGCCCAGGAGGTGAATTACCACGCCATGGCATCGTTCGACGCCCTCAATGCCTTTTCGAAGCGCATCGAGCAGCCGCAACAGGCTTCGCGGCCTTTTGACCGCGACCGCGACGGCCTCGTGCCCAGCGGCGGTGCTGCCGCACTTGTGCTTGAAGACTACGACAGCGCCCTGGCCCGGGGAGCCAACATCATTGCCGAAGTGGCAGGCTACGGTTTCTCGTCGAACGGCGGCGGCATACAGCAGCCCAGCGACTCAGGCTCGGTGACAGCTATGAGCCGTGCCCTGCGCGATGCCATGGCAAGTCCCGACGACATCGACTATATCAATGCCCATGCCACAAGCACCCCGCAAGGCGACATGATCGAAGCCCTGGCCATCGACCACATTTTCAACGGCACGCATGCACTCGTGTCGAGCACCAAGTCGATGACGGGCCATGAGTGCTGGATGGCCGGAGCCAGCGAGGCCGTGTACTCGCTGCTCATGATGCAACACAACTTTGTGGCGCCCAACATCAATTTTGAAAATCCCGACGAGTATAGCGAG
- the fabG gene encoding 3-oxoacyl-ACP reductase FabG, with protein MKYALVTGASRGIGRAIALALAQQGHVVVINYHSNHEAARAVAQEIESQGGRCELLPFDVSSPGAIEDAVAKWTAAHPDNFISVLVNNAGVRHDNLMIFMQNEEWHSVLDTTLNGFFYLTRRLLKDMLTHRSGRVINIASLSGLKGLPGQTNYSAAKAALIGATKALSQEVAPRKVTVNAVAPGFIETDMTKDLDEDSLKQMIPMKRFGKPDEVAQLVAFLASDKAAYITGQVISINGGLYT; from the coding sequence ATGAAATATGCACTAGTAACAGGAGCTTCTCGCGGCATAGGGCGTGCCATCGCGCTTGCTCTTGCCCAGCAGGGCCACGTCGTTGTGATCAACTATCACAGCAACCATGAGGCTGCTCGTGCTGTGGCTCAAGAAATCGAGTCGCAAGGCGGCCGCTGCGAGCTGTTGCCATTTGACGTGTCGAGCCCTGGCGCGATTGAGGACGCCGTGGCCAAGTGGACAGCCGCTCACCCCGACAACTTCATCTCGGTGCTGGTCAACAACGCGGGCGTGCGCCACGACAATCTCATGATATTCATGCAGAACGAGGAGTGGCACAGCGTGCTCGACACCACGCTCAACGGTTTTTTCTACCTCACGCGCCGCCTGCTCAAAGACATGCTCACCCACCGGAGCGGCCGCGTGATCAACATCGCCTCGCTCTCGGGCTTGAAAGGCCTGCCCGGCCAGACCAACTACTCGGCAGCCAAAGCGGCCTTGATAGGCGCTACCAAGGCACTGTCACAGGAAGTGGCACCGCGCAAGGTGACAGTCAACGCCGTCGCACCTGGTTTCATTGAGACCGACATGACCAAAGACCTCGACGAGGACTCGCTCAAGCAGATGATACCCATGAAGCGCTTTGGCAAGCCCGACGAAGTGGCCCAGCTTGTGGCTTTCCTGGCCAGCGACAAGGCAGCCTATATCACCGGCCAAGTGATTTCGATAAACGGTGGACTTTACACATAA
- a CDS encoding nitrous oxide-stimulated promoter family protein yields the protein MQRIEHDKYILRKMITIYARHRCNDDASRQEFMRLAQYACNRLEHCRYGEAKPACKDCPIHCYAPTERQRIKMVMRWAGPRMILYSPRGVLRHLCQTLKTRLWGSPHPQKARNGNEASK from the coding sequence ATGCAACGCATCGAACACGACAAGTACATATTGCGCAAGATGATAACAATCTACGCCCGCCATCGCTGCAACGACGACGCATCGCGACAGGAGTTCATGCGCCTGGCCCAGTATGCCTGCAACCGGCTGGAACACTGCCGCTACGGCGAGGCCAAACCTGCGTGCAAGGATTGCCCCATACACTGCTACGCTCCCACTGAGCGCCAACGCATAAAAATGGTGATGCGCTGGGCAGGCCCCCGGATGATACTCTACTCGCCCAGGGGCGTGCTCAGGCACTTGTGCCAGACTCTCAAAACCCGCTTATGGGGCTCACCACACCCACAGAAAGCCCGCAACGGTAACGAAGCAAGCAAATGA
- a CDS encoding HAL/PAL/TAL family ammonia-lyase: MQTPVFSLEDVSSILYSGKTIDMASLPLDDVEACYEFLKKFAADKVIYGINTGFGPMAQWRVDDKHLKDLQYNIIRSHATGAGAPLDDTCVKAAMIARAGTLLQARSGVHPDAVRLLVQFINRGIFPFIPEHGSVGASGDLVQLAHMALTLIGEGQVHYKGQWRDAGEVLRINGLQPLQIHIREGLSLTNGTSVMTGIGIVNQFMAERLLDWSIAAAVWINEIASSYDDMMSEELNAARRHEGQQHVARCMRKLAQGSQCLRKRQHELYDSSHRDTTTFEHKVQAYYSLRCTPQILGPIAETLACSRRVLEEELNSACDNPIVDPVAGDVLHGGNFHGDYISLEQDKVKIALVRLAMTAERQLNYLMHDRINGILPPFLNMGTLGLNYGMQACQFTATSTTAECQTLAMPNYVHSIPNNNDNQDIVSMGTNTALLTKRVIENCCQVMAILYIALAQATDCLDIAAQLAPANRKTYDEVRERCPKTVDDTPFYREIDSIEQYLKSHDPIKDIQAQ, from the coding sequence ATGCAAACCCCTGTATTCTCTCTTGAGGATGTGAGCAGCATCCTGTATTCGGGCAAAACCATCGACATGGCCTCGCTACCGCTCGACGATGTGGAAGCGTGCTATGAATTTTTAAAGAAATTTGCAGCCGATAAGGTGATCTATGGCATCAACACCGGTTTTGGCCCCATGGCGCAATGGCGTGTCGACGACAAGCATCTCAAAGACCTGCAATACAACATCATACGCAGCCACGCCACTGGTGCAGGCGCACCACTCGACGACACGTGCGTGAAAGCAGCCATGATAGCACGTGCAGGCACGCTGCTGCAAGCACGCTCGGGCGTGCACCCCGACGCCGTGCGCCTGCTGGTGCAATTCATCAACCGCGGCATTTTTCCTTTCATTCCCGAGCATGGCTCGGTGGGTGCGAGCGGCGACCTCGTGCAACTGGCCCACATGGCGCTCACGCTCATAGGCGAGGGGCAAGTGCACTACAAGGGCCAGTGGCGCGACGCCGGCGAGGTGTTGCGCATCAATGGCCTGCAACCGTTACAAATACACATAAGAGAAGGGCTTTCGCTCACCAATGGCACCTCGGTGATGACTGGAATAGGCATAGTCAACCAGTTCATGGCCGAGCGGCTGCTCGACTGGAGCATTGCTGCGGCAGTGTGGATAAACGAGATAGCATCGTCCTACGACGACATGATGAGCGAGGAGCTCAATGCGGCCCGACGGCACGAGGGGCAACAACATGTGGCCCGCTGCATGCGCAAGCTGGCACAAGGGAGCCAGTGCCTGAGGAAACGCCAGCACGAGCTCTACGACAGCAGCCACCGCGATACCACGACCTTTGAGCACAAGGTGCAAGCCTACTACTCGCTGCGATGCACCCCACAGATACTGGGCCCCATAGCCGAGACACTTGCCTGCTCGCGCCGCGTGCTCGAGGAAGAGCTCAACTCGGCCTGCGACAATCCCATCGTCGACCCCGTCGCAGGCGATGTGCTGCACGGCGGCAACTTCCACGGCGACTACATATCGCTGGAACAGGACAAGGTGAAAATCGCACTGGTGAGGCTGGCCATGACTGCCGAGCGGCAACTCAACTACCTGATGCACGACCGCATCAACGGCATCCTGCCGCCCTTCCTCAACATGGGCACGCTGGGGCTCAACTACGGCATGCAAGCTTGCCAGTTTACCGCCACATCGACCACGGCCGAGTGCCAAACGCTGGCCATGCCCAACTATGTACACTCCATTCCCAACAACAACGACAATCAAGACATCGTGTCGATGGGAACCAACACGGCGTTGCTCACCAAGCGAGTGATTGAGAACTGCTGCCAGGTGATGGCAATACTCTACATCGCGCTGGCCCAAGCCACCGACTGCCTCGACATTGCCGCCCAGCTGGCACCGGCCAACCGCAAGACCTATGACGAGGTTAGAGAGAGGTGCCCCAAGACTGTAGACGACACACCGTTTTACCGCGAAATCGACAGCATAGAGCAGTATCTCAAGTCACACGACCCCATCAAGGACATCCAAGCACAATAG
- a CDS encoding RluA family pseudouridine synthase, protein MYRNRQHKGGVPRVDTKFTQFLSRENMGLLDFVMKKLDGISRNKAKAILSGGGVMVDHQVQTRHDFQVVPDMLVEISKHPGPETRTRFDFGKYFNIVYEDDDVIVVDKADEVLSMGVGRNSLNMKDLLDRYFIETHQRCHAHVVHRLDTRTSGLMVYAKSVEAQQLMTADWHKTVIDRRYVAVVEGPMEKDHGHIESWLKDTPSLKIVSSRTNNGGKWASTDWRLIEQNDAFALIELHLHTGRKNQIRVHMQVLHHPIVGDYKYGSTTDHARRLCLHAFRLAFYQPRTHEPLSFETPFPSYFLSFFRH, encoded by the coding sequence ATGTATCGCAACAGGCAACACAAGGGCGGAGTTCCCCGCGTCGACACCAAGTTCACCCAGTTTCTCTCTCGAGAGAACATGGGGCTGCTCGACTTTGTGATGAAGAAACTCGACGGCATAAGCCGCAACAAGGCCAAAGCCATCTTGAGCGGTGGCGGCGTGATGGTGGACCACCAGGTGCAGACGCGTCACGATTTCCAAGTCGTGCCCGACATGCTGGTCGAGATAAGCAAGCACCCGGGGCCGGAGACGCGCACACGCTTCGACTTTGGCAAGTACTTCAACATCGTGTATGAAGACGACGACGTGATTGTCGTCGACAAGGCCGACGAGGTGCTCTCGATGGGAGTGGGGCGCAACAGTCTGAACATGAAGGACCTGCTCGACCGCTATTTCATTGAGACCCACCAGCGCTGTCACGCCCATGTGGTGCACCGCCTCGACACGCGCACCAGCGGGCTCATGGTGTATGCCAAGAGCGTCGAGGCCCAACAGCTCATGACGGCCGACTGGCACAAGACGGTGATCGACCGGCGCTATGTAGCAGTGGTTGAAGGTCCCATGGAGAAAGACCACGGCCACATCGAGAGCTGGCTAAAAGACACTCCAAGCCTGAAAATCGTGAGCAGCCGCACCAACAATGGCGGCAAATGGGCAAGCACCGACTGGCGACTCATCGAGCAGAACGATGCATTTGCCCTGATTGAACTCCACTTGCACACGGGCCGGAAAAACCAGATACGCGTTCACATGCAGGTGCTGCACCACCCCATCGTGGGCGACTACAAGTATGGCAGCACGACCGACCATGCACGCCGGTTGTGCCTGCATGCCTTCAGACTGGCCTTCTACCAGCCGCGCACACACGAGCCCTTGAGCTTCGAGACGCCGTTTCCCAGCTATTTTCTATCGTTTTTCAGGCATTGA